Sequence from the Coriobacteriia bacterium genome:
TCGCGCGCGGCTTCGTTGCGCCGATGGGATACGACCTCATCTGTACCCCCGCATTCGCCGACATCGAGATCAACGGCGAGGAGCGCACCGCGATCCGTCTCCTCGTGGAGCCGCGCCAGCCGCATCGCCCCTGAGCTCCATGCCCGGCCCTGACCTCCATCTGCATTCCACCGCGTCCGATGGCACGCGCTCGCCGGCCCAACTCGTCTCACTCGCACTCGAGGTCGGCTGCCCCGCGATAGCGCTCACTGACCACGACACCGTGAGCGGCGTCGCCGAAGCGCATGCGGCAGCCGAGCACCTCCCGCTCACGGTGATACCCGGCGTCGAACTCTCGGCAGGACATGGCGATCGCGGGGTGCACATCCTCGGCTATCACATCGACCACGCCGATCCGCGACTCGCAGAGAGGCTCGCGCAGCTCCGTGCCACGCGCCTCGAGCGCGCTGAGCGCATCGTCTACGCGCTCGCCCGCGACGGATTCTCGATCTCCGTCGCCGACGTGCTCCACGCAGCTGACGGAGGATCCATCGGTCGCGCCCACATCGCACAGCTGCTCGTGACCACCGGACAGGTCTCGTCCGTGGCCGAGGCGTTCAGCACCCTCCTCGGCAAGACCGCGCCCTACTACGTTCCCAAGCCGGTCCTCGATCCCGAGGAGCTCATCGGGTGGGTGCGCGAAGCCGGCGGCGTCGCGGTCCTCGCGCATCCGGGCCTGAGCGGCGTTGACGACCTCGTGCCGTCCCTCGTTCACGCGGGACTCGCCGGAATCGAGGCGTACCACCCGTCCCACGATGCCGTCGCACAGGAGCGCTATGCGGCGATGGCCGCAACGCTCGGGCTGATCGCGACAGGCGGCTCCGACTTCCACGGGCTCGATCGGGTCGGCGACCGCCTCGGCTGTATGGATGTGCCGCTCCACGTGGTCGACGACCTCGACCGTGCGCGGAGGCAGCCCCGATGAAGACGTACTTCGTGCGGACCTTCGGATGCCAGATGAACAAGCACGACTCCGAGCGCATCGCCGGCCTGCTTGCTGCCATGGGGCTCGTACCCGCTCCGGACCCCGAGACGGCCGACGTCATCGTCTTCAACACGTGTTGCGTCCGGGAGACCGCCGACGACCGCCTCTACGGGCAGGTCTCGTCCTTGAAGGCCCTGAAGACGGGAGGCCGGCCCGACGTGCTCATCGCGGTCGGCGGATGCGTGGGCCAGCGCGACGGCGCCGCAGTCCTCAAACATGCGCCTCACGTGGATGTCGTCTTCGGCACGCACAACATCCACGAACTCCCCTCGTTGCTCGAGGCTGCCGAGGCAGGCCGGCCGGCCGTGAGCGTTCTGGAGGCGGGAGAGGGGTTCGCGAGCGATCTTCCGCAGGCCCGCGAGCATCCGTGGCACGCGTGGGTGTCCATCACGGTGGGCTGCGACAACCACTGCGCGTACTGCATCGTGCCGACGGTCCGCGGCGCGGAGCGCAGCCGCGCGCTCGAAGACATCGTCGCCGAGGTAGAGCGCCTGGTGACCGACGGAGTCGTGGAGATCACGCTGCTGGGCCAGAACGTGAACTCCTACGGGCGCGACCGGTACGGAGAACCCCGCTTCGCCGCACTACTCCATGCGGTCGCGGCAACGGGCATTCGGCGGATCCGGTTTGCGACGAGCCACCCGAAGGACCTCTCGGACGAGACGATCGCCGCGATGGCCGGGATCCCGGCCATGATGTCGTTCCTGCATCTGCCGGTGCAGCACGGCTCGGACCGGATGCTCGAGGCCATGAACCGCAGGTACACGGCCGAGCAGTACCTTGCGCGAATCGCCGCCGTTCGGGCTGCCGTGCCCGACATCGCACTCTCGACCGACATCATCGTCGGCTTCCCCGGGGAGACCGAGGACGACTTTCAGATGACGCTCGACTTGGTCGAGGCGGTCGGGTTCGATCATGCCTTCACGTTCATCTACTCGCGTCGCGAGGGGACCCCTGCCGCGTCGCTTCCCGACACCGTGCCCCGCGATGTCGCGCAGGAGCGTTTCGACCGTCTCGCGTTGCTCGTGCGCACGCTCTCCTTCGCCGCCAACGAGCGCGAGGTCGGCGCCGTGCGCGCATGCCTCGTGGAGGGCGCCTCCAAGCGCGAGGCCACGGTCCTCGCCGCGCGGACGCCGCACAACCGCCTCGTGCACGTACCGCTGCCGCCGGGGTCACGCGCAGGAGAGTATGCGGGTAGCGTGCGGGACGTCCGCATCGTCTCGGCTCATCCGTGGTTTCTCACCGGCGAGTTCACTACCCCCTTACGTTAGCCTCCTCGCTCGCGCGGGAATGCACACGGTGTCCCGGGAGGTGAGCACAGTGGACTCGTCCGTACTCGGCATCATCGCTCCGCATCCGCCCATCATGGTGCCCGAGGTCGGAGGCGCACGCGCGGAGGTCACCGAGGACTCGGCGAACGCCATGGCACTCGCTGCACGCGCACTCCACACCTTCGCCCCTGACGTGATCGTCCTGATGTCCCCGCATGCACCGCTCACGCGAGATGCCTTCGTCATCGACACGAGCGAGCGGCTCGAGGGCGACTTGGGCCAGTTCGGTGCCGGCGGCGTGAACATCGAGCCTCCGGGCGACCCTGCGCTCGCCGCCGCGATCGTCGAGGAGGCGGCAGCCGCGAGCATCCCCGTGATCCCGCGTTCGGTGAGCCCGCTGCTGGATGCCGGCGTCCTCGACCACGGCGCGCTCGTGCCGCTGAGCTTCCTCGACCGCGCGGGCCGATACCCGCTGGTTGTGATCTCGCTCGCGTTCCTTCCGCTTCCCGACCATCGCGCGCTCGGCGCGGCGATCCGACGCGCGGCAGACCGCCTCGGCAGGAAAGTCGCCTTTGTCGCAAGCGGCGACTGCAGCCACCGGCTCACACGCGATGCGCCGGCCGGCTACTCCCCGCGAGGCGCCGAGTTCGACGCCGAGCTCGTTCGCATCCTTTCGGCCGGCCGGTTCCGTGAGCTCGAGTCCCTCGAACCGGGACTCATCGAGGCGGCAGGGGAGTGCGGACTCCGCTCGTTCATCGCGCTCGGCGGATTCCTCGAGGGAAGCGAGGTCCACACTCGTGTGCTTGCGTACGAGGGGCCATGGGGGGTCGGCTACCTCACCGCGATCGCCGCAACTCCCGAGTTGCTCGCGAGCCTCGCCACGCCCGACGTAGGCCGCAAGGGCGGTATGCCCGGGGCCGAGGAGTCCGAGCCGGTCTCTCTCGCGCGCCGCACCATCGAGGTGTACGTCCGTGAGCGCCGCGTCATCGCCGCGCCTGCCGCCGAAGGGCTGCTGGCATCGCGGCACGGCGCATTCGTGAGCCTTCACCGCGGCGGCATGCTCCGTGGCTGCATCGGCACGGTGGCCCCAACGCAGCCGACGCTCGCCGGGGAGATCCTCCACAACGCCATCCAGGCGGCCACGGCCGATCCCCGCTTCCCACCGCTCGAGGCAGACGAGCTCGCCGACCTCGAGATCTCGGTCGACGTCCTTCAGCCCGCCGAACCCGCCACGATCGAGGAACTCGATCCTCGCGTCTCGGGCGTGATCGTCACGGCCGACTGGCGACGCGGCCTGCTGCTTCCGGACCTCGACGGCGTGGATACGGCCGAGGACCAGATCGCGATCGCCTGCCAGAAGGCCGGCATCGGCCCTCACGAGAACATCCACCTCGAACGGTTCCGCGTCGACCGCTACCATTAGCGGGTGATCACTCCGCACCCCATCGCGATCGTCGGTCCCACGGGCGTCGGCAAGAGCGCCATCGCCGAGGTTGTCGCGCTGCGCCTCGGCGGCGAGGTCGTGAACGCGGACTCCATGCAGGTGTACCGCCGCATGGACATCGGCACGGCCAAGACGCCGCCCGCCGAACGCCGGGTGCCCCATCACTGCCTCGACCTCGTCGATCCCGGCGAGCTGTACTCGGCGGCGCGCTACCAGCGTGACGCGCGCGCCTCGATCGAAGAGATCCTCGCCCGCGGGGCGGTTCCGGTGGTCGTCGGCGGCACGGGGCTTTACGTGCGCGCAGCCTTGGACGAGTTCGAGTTCCCGTCCGGCGAACTCGGGAGTGACACCCGACGCGCTCTCGAAGAGCGTGCGCAGCTGCTCGGGGCCGCGGCGCTTCACGCGGAGCTTGCACGGCTCGATCCGCCCTCGGCAGCGCTCATCCATCCCAACAACGTGCGACGCACGGTACGCGCGCTCGAGATGCTCGCCGAGGGTCGTTCGTACGCGGACCAGGCATCCGGTTTCGCCGCACGCACGGGCCACTATCCGGAAGCGCGGTTCTTCGGCCTCACGATGGACCGCCCGACGCTCTACGAACGGATCGACGCGCGGGTCGACGCGATGATCGCGGCGGGTCTGCAGGCCGAGGTCGATTCCCTGCTCGCAGAGGGCTATCGCGCCGCGCTCACGGCCGCACAGGCGATCGGCTACAAGGAGCTCGTGCCGGTTGCCGAGGGCCAGATGCCGCTCGCAGAGGCGATCGCACAGATCAAGCGGGCGTCGAGGCGGTACGCGAAGCGTCAGCTCACTTGGTTCCGCGCGGATTCGCGAATCGAATGGCTTGACGTCACCGGACTGTCGCCTGACGCCGCCGGTACCGTGCTGCTCGACCTGCTAGAATCGGCCAAACGCTAGCGGCGAGGAGGACCCACCCGTGCAGCTCGAATTCGTCAAGATGAACGGGCTCGGCAACGACTTCATCATGATCGAGGATCTGGACGGCACGCTCGACATGTCCGCCGAGGCAGTCGCCTGGTTCTGCGACCGTCACTTCGGCATCGGCGCCGACGGCCTCATCCTCGTGCGACGCGCGGTCAGCCCCGACGCCGATTTCGCGATGCACTACTTCAACGCCGACGGCTCGCTCGCACAGATGTGCGGCAACGGGGCTCGTTGCTTCGCCAAGTACGTCGTGGACCACGGCCTCGTCGCCTCGGAGGCCTCATCGCTCGTGATCGAAACGCTCGGCGGGCTGCGTCCGGTGAACTTCAGCCGTGCCGAAGACGGCACGATGGATTTGGCGACGGTGGACATGGGCGTCCCCAAGCTCGCGCCCGCGGACATCCCCACGCTCCTGGAGGGCGTACAGGTCTACGAGTGCCCGATCGAGACGCCTGCGGGAGTACTGAATGTCACTGCTGTGAACATGGGCAATCCGCACGTGGTCACCTGGGTCGACGATGTGGAGACCGCTCCGGTCGAGTCTATCGGCCCCTTCCTCGCCCAGCACGAGCTCTTCCCAGAAGGCACGAACGTCGAGTTCGCGCAGTTCGTGAGCGAGTCCACCATCAGGGTGCGGGTCTGGGAGCGGGGGGTGGGGGAGACGCTGGCCTGCGGCACGGGTGCGTGCGCGGTGACCGTGGCCGGCACGCTGTCATGCCGGATCGGCCGGGACGCGACGATCGAACTGCCCGGCGGAGACCTCACCATCCGCTGGCACGAGAACGAACACGTCTACATGACCGGCTCGGCGGCCGTGTCGTTCACCGGCTCGATCGAACTCCCCGAAGACGACGCCTAGGGCCACCACACCCGTGAAGCCGCTGCGCGCTCTGCTACCATGTCCAGAAACCATCGCACCAGACGAAAGGGATGACGTACGTTGAGGATCGCAGACCGCATGGCCAACCTGCCGCCCTACCTGTTCGCCGAGATCGACCGCAAGAAGGCCATCAAGGTCGCCGAAGGCGTGGACGTCATCTCACTCGGCATCGGGGATCCCGACATGCCGACCCCGCAGCGCATCGTTGACGCGATGGCCACAGCGATCACCGTCCCCAGGAACCACCAGTACCCCGCGTATGCCGGCTCCAAGCCGTACCGCGAGGCCTGCGCCGAGTGGATGAACCGCCGCTTCGGCGTCGAACTGAACCCCGATACGGAGGTCCTCGCGCTCATCGGGTCCAAAGAAGGCATCGCGCATCTCTTCCCAGCCTTCATCAACGTGGGCGACTACACCCTCGTGCCCGGCGTGGGCTACCCGGTCTACTCGACCGGCGGCGTGCTCATCGGCGGCGAGACCCACTACATGCCGATGAACGACGGGAACGACTGGCTGGCCGACTTCGAATCCACGCCGGCCGACGTGCTCGCCAAGGCCAGGATGATGTTCATCAGCTACCCCAACAACCCTGCGGCCGTCGCGGCCCCGGTCGAGTACTTCGACCGTGCGATCGCGTTCGCCAAGCAGCACGACCTACTGCTCGTACACGACAACGCGTACTCCGAGATCGGCTTCGACGGCTACCTGCCGCCGAGCCTGCTCGAGCGCCCGGGCGCGCGCGACGTGGCCATCGAGCTCTTCAGCTGCTCCAAGGCGTACAACATGACCGGCTGGCGTGTTGCGTTCGCGTGCGGAAACGCCGAGGCCATCAAGGCGCTCGGGACCGTGAAGAGCAACATCGACTCCGGCATCTTCACCGCCGTGCAGGACGCGGCCATCGAGGCCATGCTCGGCGCGCAGGACGATGTCGCGAACATGCGTGAGGTCTATCAGCGTCGCCGCGACGTGGTCCTCGCCGCGCTTCCCGAGATAGGCCTGAGCGCCCGGGTATCTGCCGGCACGATCTACGTGTGGGCGCGCATTCCGGAGGGCTACACCTCGGCCGAGTACGCCAGCCTCGTGCTCGACAAGGCGGGCGTCATCGTGCCGCACGGCAGCGCCTACGGTCCTGATGGCGAAGGCTACATCCGCATCTCGCTCGCCACGCCCGACCACCGTCTGGCCGAAGCGCTCGAGCGCATGAAGACCGCCCTCTAAGGAGTACCTGCAAAGCATGTCCCGCGATACCTACGAGGTCATCAACGATGCCGGCGAGCGTGCCGTCCTCGTCGGCATCGACCGTTCCCGCTCCGACGGCTGGACGCTCGAGGACGACCTCGCGGAACTCGGACGGCTGGCCGATACCGCCGGAGCGACGGTCGTTGGCACCATCACCCAGCGCATGGACCGGCCGAATCCGCGCACGTTCATCGGGGCCGGCAAGGCCGAGGAGGTCGACTCGGTCGCTCAGGCCGAGCGTGCTACCGTCATCATCTTCGATGACGACCTGACGCCGAGCCAGCAGGCGAACCTCGAGGGGCTGCTCCCGCAGGTGCGCGTGATCGACCGCACGCAGCTCATACTCGACATCTTCGCGCTTCACGCGATCAGCCATGAGGGTAAACTGCAGGTCGAGCTTGCGAGACTCGAGTACCTTCTGCCACGACTGCGCGGGATGTGGGGCCACCTCGAGGCCGAACGCCTCGGAGGCGGCAAGGGAGCGCGCTTCGGTGCCGGTGAGTCCCAGCTCGAGAGCGACCGGCGTCTTACGCGCAAGCGCATCTCCGAGCTCAAGCGCGAACTCAAGACCGTCGCTCGCGCCCGCGACATCCAGCGCACCTCACGGGCACGGTCCGGGGTCTTCCGTATCGCGCTGGTGGGCTACACGAACGCAGGGAAGTCGACACTACTGAACGCCCTCACCGACGCCGGCGTTCTCGTGCAAGACCAGCTCTTCGCCACCCTCGACGCTACCACACGGAAGCTGAGCCTCCCGGACGGCCGCGAAGTGACCCTCACCGACACCGTCGGGTTCATCAACAAGTTGCCGCACGGTCTCGTGGAAGCGTTCAAGTCCACGCTCGACGAGGTTCGCGAGGCCGACCTGCTGCTGCACGTCGTGGATGCCTCGCACCCGAACGCATTGGCGCAGATCGAGGCCGTCCGAGTGGTTCTTGAGGAGCTGGGCACCTCGGCCAAGCCGCAGCTGGTCGCCTACAACAAGGCCGACATGCTCACGCCCTCCGAGCAGGAGCACCTCGCCTCGCTGCCTGGAGCGGTCGTGATCGCTGCGGCCACGGGCGAGGGTCTCGATGCGCTGCTTCAGCGGATGTCCGTGCTCGCCGCACAAGGGGGCCAGCACCTCAGAGTGCTCGTACCCTACGATCGGGGCGATCTCGTGCGTCTCGCACACGACGCGGCGCACATACTCTCGGAGGAGCACACTGCCGAGGGAACGCTGCTCGCACTCGTAGCACCTGCGGAGATCGCGTCGCACTTCGACGCATTCGCCACGGACCGGGAGAGCGGCTAGATCCTTCGGAAGAGCGCGACGACCTTGCCGAGGATCGCGAAGTCGACGTGCTCGTCCGCGAAGATGGGGTCCATGCTGCGATTCTCCGGCTGAAGACGGACGCGATCTCCCTCACGGAAGAAGCGCTTGACCGTGGCCCCTTCATCGAGCATGGCCACGACGATGTCGCCGTTGGTGGCGGTCTGCTGCTGGCGCACCACCACGAAGTCGCCGTCCAGAATGCCGGCTTCGATCATGCTCTCGCCTTTGACGCGCAGGATGAACGTCTCCTCGCCGGCGAATGAGGCGGGGAGGGGGAGGGTGGCTTCGATGTTCTCCGCCGCGAGGATCGGGGAGCCCGCAGCCACCTGTCCTACGAGCGGAACGGCCTGGACACGCTCGTAGTCGATACCTCGCTCGGTGTCGCGGTAATCCAGGACCTCGAGCGCGCGCGGCTTCGAGGGGTCGCGCCTGATCAGCCCCTTTGCCTCCAGCGCTGCCAGGTGCGAGTGAACGGTGGACGAGGAGGACAGCCCGACCGCCTGACCGATCTCCCGGACCGACGGCGGAAACCCGCGTCGGTGGATCTCGGCACGGATGAAGTCCAGTATCTCGCGCTGCCGCGCGGTGAGCTCGCGCTTGTATGCCATGGAGACCCCCTGCGCTGAAGGACGGGTTCTGCGCATCAGTGTACGTCACGGGGTTCTGTGGTGCAAACACATGTTCGTATTTGCTCTTGCGCAGCGAACAGGTGTTCGGTATCGTAGAGAGCGAACGTATGTTCGGCCGTACGGAGAACGCGTGTCAGACCCGGCGGTTAGGGTGTCGCTGTAGCCGCACGAATGGGAGGTACGGGTCATGCAGCACATCATCGGCATCACATCCGCGCACGGAGTACCGGTCACTGCACCGACTGTCGGCGAGCGTTCGCGGCGCGCGCGGCGCGCCCTTCGCAGTTCGCGGCTGACGCTTGAGCGCAGAAGCGCCCTTGCCACTGCCGCCGTCGTCGCACTGGTGATCGCATCTGTGTCAGTCGCTGCACTGGCGATGCTGGCCGATCCGCAGCCTCCCGCTCCGACAGGCTGGACCAGCGTCTCCATTGAGCCGAACGCGTCGTTGTGGACCCTCGCATCCGCGCATCCGGTGGAGGGACTCTCCACCCCAGAGACCGTACAGCTCATCGCGCAGGAGAACGGGCTTGCCACCGGCATGCTGCAGGTGGGGGATACCCTGCTCGTTCCGGCTACGTCCTCGTGCGCCACGGCGCTCGCACAGCGCTAGCGGATTCCCGCAGCTCAGAACCACCTCGCCGACAAGTCGACCCCGGCGGCCCCTGGTGTTGTCGCCCCATATCTTGTGTGCTAGGCTTTCGCCAGTCCTAGATATGGGGGATACGCCGATGAAGTGCCCGTTTTGCGGTCACAGCGAGACCAAGGTCGTCGATTCCCGCGATTCTGACGCTCAGGACGCCATCCGCCGACGTCGGGAATGCCTTGAATGCGCGAAGCGCTTCACGACGTATGAGCGACGCGAAGATATGCCGCTCATGGTCCTCAAGAAGGACGGCTCCACCGAAGCGTTCGATCGCGGCAAGCTCCTCCGCGGCCTGGCGGTGGCCACGGCAAAGCGCCCCGTGACGCCCACTATCCTTGAAGCCCTGATCGACGACATCGAGTCCGAGCTGCACAACGCGATGCAGTACGAGATCCCTGCAAAGCAGCTCGGCGATATGGTCCTCGTCCGGCTGCTCGAGCTCGACAAGGTCGCGTACATCCGGTTCGCGTCCGTTTACAAGGAGTTCGCGGACCTGGACGGCTTCACATCAGAACTCAAGAAGCTCGGATAACCGCTCGCACACGCAGCTGACGAAGGGACAACGGGACTCCGGCCATGGAAGTGAAGCTCTTCGTACGCGATGACTGTCCCGAGTGCCCCGCAGCACGCGCAGCCTGTGAGGGGATCTCCAATCTCTCGATCTATGACGTGAGCGACGTCAGCGGCATCACGGAGGCGTCGCTCCTCGGCGTCACCGGCGTGCCGTCTATCGTTGTCGTTGACTCCTCGGGTCGAGAGGTCGCGGCGTGGCGCGGCACCACTCCTGATCCTTCCGATCTGCGCGCGGTACTGGCGAACTGACCCCATGTCACCCGTCACGATCGCCATCAAGCGCCTCGACCCCGATCTTCCACTGCCCACGTACGCTCATCAGGGCGATGCCGGGCTCGATCTCTACGCGGCTGAAGACCGTTCGCTCGCGCCTCTGGAGCGCGCACTCATCCCGACCGGGATCGCGATCGCGATACCCGAGGGTCACGCCGGCTTCGTTCAGCCCCGCAGTGGACTCGCTCTCAAGCGCGGTCTGTCCCTCGTCAACACGCCCGGCCTGATCGATTCGCACTACCGCGGAGAGATCAAGGTCATCGCGATCAACCTCGACCCCACCGAGCCGCTTACGATCTCGCGGGGGGAGAAGATCGCACAACTCGTCATCCAGCGCGTCGAGCAGGCCACCCTCGTTGAGGTCGACGATCTCAACGAGACGGCTCGCGGAGACCAGGGATTCGGGAGCACGGGTGTCTGACCCCGTTCGCAGCTCCCGCGGTCGCACCGCAGCCTGTCAGGGCCTTCGCGCTCAGATCACCGTATTCGCCACAGCCTGCGGGAGGGGGGATCGCCACTGCCGGCATGACGCCTGATCGTGTGAGCGCTGCGTCCCGAAGGACCCGCTCGCCAAACCCGCCCCGATGCCCGTCCGGAGGGATCGGCCTCGGGTGGGAACCCACAAAGACTGCGAATGAGAAAGGCTGATGCTGTGGAGAAGTTCTTCAAGTTCAGTGAACGCGGCACCTCGTTCAAGACCGAGCTGATCGCGGGAATCACGACCTTCATGACCATGGCGTACATCATCTTCGTAAACCCGGGCATCCTCTCGGCGGCATTCGGCGAGACCGGTGCCGACTGGATCCCCGCTCTCGCTACCGCCACCGCCCTTGGTGCGGCCCTCATGTGCATCGCGATGGGCCTGATCGCGAACAGGCCGCTCGCGCTCGCGTCGGGCATGGGCCTCAACGCCGTTGTCGCGTTCAGCATCATCCTCGGCGCCGGCGTTCCGTGGCAGGTGGGTATGTCGGTCGTCTTCGTCGAAGGCATCGTCATCCTCCTGCTGGTGCTCACCGGGCTGCGCGAGGCCATCATGAACGCCATCCCGATCAACCTGAAGCGCGCGATCGGCGTGGGCATCGGCCTGTTCATCACCTTCATCGGCCTGGTCGACGGCGGCATCGTCACTGCCAACCCGGCCACGCTCGTCCAGCTCGGCGACTTCAGCAAGCCTGCGGTCTGGGTCACCCTGATCGGCCTGGTCGCGATCTTTGCGTTCATGGCACTCAAGGTGAAGGGCGACATCCTGTGGGGCATCCTTGTTGCAGCCGTGGCCGCCCTCATCTTCAAGGTCACGAGCCTTCCCACCGCAATCGTCGCGACGCCCGACTTCGCTACCTTCTTTGCGCCGTTCCAGACGCCTGAGGGGACCGACTCGATCGCGTTGCTGCAGGTCTTCACCCCCACGCTGCTGCTGTTCGTGTTCGCCGTCATGCTGACGGACTTCTTCGACACGATGGGCACGGTGCTCTC
This genomic interval carries:
- a CDS encoding NCS2 family permease is translated as MRKADAVEKFFKFSERGTSFKTELIAGITTFMTMAYIIFVNPGILSAAFGETGADWIPALATATALGAALMCIAMGLIANRPLALASGMGLNAVVAFSIILGAGVPWQVGMSVVFVEGIVILLLVLTGLREAIMNAIPINLKRAIGVGIGLFITFIGLVDGGIVTANPATLVQLGDFSKPAVWVTLIGLVAIFAFMALKVKGDILWGILVAAVAALIFKVTSLPTAIVATPDFATFFAPFQTPEGTDSIALLQVFTPTLLLFVFAVMLTDFFDTMGTVLSVGEQAGFVGKDGKVPGIRNILAVDSAAAAVGGLFGASSITTYIESAAGVAEGGRTGLTSVVTGVLFALTVFFTPLIAMVGGSTSITAGALIVVGFLMMTNIKEIPWTDFENAFPAFLVIVGIPLTYNISYGIGLGFISYVLIKLLNRKAGEIHWLMYVVSVAFVVAFILPSIQAAIG